A window from Pseudobutyrivibrio ruminis HUN009 encodes these proteins:
- a CDS encoding DNA polymerase III subunit alpha — MSFVHLHTHTEYSLLDGSNKIKSYVKKCVDMGMTAAAITDHGVMYGVIDFYKECKAAGINPVLGCEVYVAPGSRFDRERVQGEDRYYHLILLAENNEGYQNLIKIVSAGFVDGYYYKPRVDFEILQKYHEGIICLSACLAGEVARLLARGLYDDAKKVAIKYRDTFGADNYFLEMQDHGIDEQKTVNQGLLRLSKETGIPLVATNDCHYTNKEDAASHDVLLCIQTGKKLQDVDRMRFETDEFYVKSEEEMLELFPYAKEAVYRTQEIADRCHVEIVFGETKLPHFEVPEGYDSWTYLNKLCYEGLDRRYGDKAESLKSRLEYELNVIKNMGYVDYFLIVWDFINYARTHGIPVGPGRGSAAGSLVSYTTGITNIDPIKYSLVFERFLNPERVSMPDIDIDFCYERRSEVIDYVIEKYGKECVTQIVTFGTLKARGVIRDVGRVMDLPYGYVDSIAKMIPMDLGITLDKALEMNRDLKAMYDADDQIKNLIDVARTLEGLPRNTGMHAAGVVIAGKPMDEYVPLSRGGDGTIVTQFVMTTIEELGLLKMDFLGLRTLTVINDAVKLVEKNHGIKLDIDNIDYNDQGVMEMISAGKCEGVFQLESTGMKNFMKELKPHSIEDIIAGISLYRPGPMDFIPNYIKGKNNQDGIVYECPELEPILAPTYGCIVYQEQVMQIVQSLAGYSLGGADEIRRAMSKKKQYVIEENREIFVNGGQIENHITGKITKIPGCVANGISSQVANGIYDHMVDFAKYAFNKSHAAAYAVVALQTAYLKKYYPIEFMAALMTSVIDASGKVAEYIGVCRSSGIEVLPPDVNYGDGRFSVDGKSIRYGLYAIKSVGRPTIDAIKYEREKNGPYHDLENFIDRVSKYDANKRTIENLIKSGALDSLDGNRRQKCMIFPSILDSMNSKKKNEIDGQMSLFDFASEEQKEDLKISLPPVEEFDKEMLLAFEKELMGVYVSGHPLDDYIALLEKNVTAHASEFLVDDETGMAKVEDNKTVVVGGMITDVTIKYTKNNKAMAFITLEDLTGQVEVIVFPNSFEPARSLIAENNKVFISGRVQAEEEKDAKIICQDIKSFDDCKREIWIQFSNKAEYDSKEQLLSDTIRSMDGNDNMVIYLTEEKAVKRMPDNWGIGATAENLEILYEKFGEANVKVVNKKVQFASRRY, encoded by the coding sequence ATGAGTTTTGTTCATTTGCATACACATACAGAGTATTCACTACTGGATGGCTCGAATAAGATAAAGTCATATGTTAAGAAATGCGTAGACATGGGTATGACTGCAGCAGCTATCACAGACCACGGAGTAATGTATGGTGTTATAGATTTTTATAAAGAGTGTAAAGCAGCAGGAATAAATCCTGTATTAGGATGTGAGGTCTATGTTGCTCCAGGTTCGCGTTTTGATAGAGAGCGAGTACAGGGAGAGGATAGATACTACCATCTTATTTTGCTTGCAGAAAATAACGAAGGATATCAGAATCTCATAAAAATCGTTTCTGCAGGTTTTGTAGATGGATATTACTACAAGCCACGTGTGGATTTTGAAATTCTTCAGAAATATCACGAGGGTATTATTTGCTTATCTGCTTGTCTTGCAGGTGAGGTGGCTAGGCTTCTTGCCCGTGGATTATATGATGATGCCAAAAAGGTTGCTATCAAATATCGCGATACATTTGGAGCAGATAATTACTTCCTTGAGATGCAGGATCATGGTATTGATGAGCAAAAGACTGTTAATCAGGGGCTTCTTCGTCTTTCAAAGGAGACTGGCATTCCACTTGTTGCTACAAACGATTGCCACTACACCAACAAAGAAGATGCAGCTAGCCATGATGTGCTCCTTTGTATCCAAACAGGTAAAAAGCTTCAGGATGTAGATAGAATGCGTTTTGAAACAGACGAGTTCTATGTTAAATCAGAAGAAGAAATGCTAGAGCTCTTCCCTTATGCAAAGGAAGCGGTTTATCGTACCCAGGAAATAGCAGATAGATGTCATGTAGAAATCGTTTTCGGTGAGACAAAGCTTCCTCATTTCGAGGTTCCAGAAGGCTATGATTCATGGACATATCTGAATAAGCTTTGCTATGAGGGCTTGGACCGTCGTTATGGTGACAAGGCTGAAAGCCTCAAATCTCGTCTTGAATACGAATTAAATGTTATTAAAAACATGGGATATGTTGATTACTTCCTTATTGTTTGGGATTTCATCAACTACGCTAGAACTCACGGCATTCCAGTAGGTCCGGGACGTGGTTCTGCTGCAGGTTCTCTCGTCAGCTACACCACAGGAATTACCAATATCGATCCAATCAAATACAGCCTGGTGTTTGAGCGTTTCCTTAACCCAGAGCGTGTATCCATGCCCGATATAGATATTGACTTCTGCTACGAGCGTCGTTCAGAAGTAATCGATTACGTTATTGAAAAGTACGGCAAGGAATGCGTAACTCAGATTGTTACCTTCGGTACATTAAAGGCTCGTGGTGTTATCCGTGATGTAGGCCGAGTAATGGATTTACCATATGGCTATGTGGATTCCATTGCCAAAATGATTCCTATGGATTTAGGCATCACTTTGGACAAAGCGCTTGAAATGAATCGTGACCTTAAGGCCATGTATGATGCGGATGATCAAATCAAAAATCTTATTGATGTAGCTCGTACTCTTGAGGGACTTCCACGAAACACTGGTATGCATGCGGCAGGCGTTGTTATTGCCGGAAAGCCAATGGATGAATATGTCCCTCTTTCAAGAGGTGGTGACGGTACAATCGTTACACAGTTTGTTATGACTACCATTGAAGAGCTTGGTCTTTTAAAGATGGACTTCCTCGGTCTTCGTACCCTTACAGTTATTAATGATGCAGTAAAGCTTGTAGAAAAGAATCATGGCATCAAGCTTGATATAGATAATATAGATTATAATGACCAGGGTGTGATGGAAATGATTTCCGCTGGTAAATGCGAGGGTGTTTTCCAGCTTGAATCCACTGGTATGAAAAACTTCATGAAGGAGCTAAAGCCTCATTCAATCGAAGATATTATTGCCGGTATTTCACTATATCGTCCGGGTCCAATGGATTTCATTCCTAACTACATAAAAGGTAAGAATAATCAGGATGGCATTGTTTATGAATGCCCAGAACTAGAGCCAATCCTTGCTCCTACCTACGGATGTATCGTATATCAGGAGCAGGTTATGCAAATCGTTCAGTCATTGGCTGGATACTCACTTGGTGGCGCCGATGAAATTCGTCGTGCCATGAGTAAAAAGAAGCAGTATGTCATCGAGGAGAACCGCGAGATTTTCGTTAACGGTGGTCAAATCGAAAACCATATCACTGGAAAGATTACTAAGATTCCTGGATGTGTAGCAAATGGCATTTCAAGCCAGGTGGCTAATGGAATCTACGATCACATGGTTGATTTCGCCAAGTACGCTTTCAACAAATCCCATGCTGCCGCCTATGCTGTTGTTGCCTTGCAGACAGCATATTTGAAGAAATATTATCCAATCGAATTCATGGCAGCTCTTATGACATCTGTTATTGATGCCAGCGGAAAGGTTGCTGAATACATTGGTGTATGCCGTTCTTCAGGAATAGAGGTACTTCCTCCAGATGTTAATTATGGAGATGGCCGTTTCTCTGTTGATGGCAAAAGCATTCGCTACGGCTTATATGCAATTAAATCAGTTGGTCGTCCAACAATCGACGCCATTAAATATGAGCGTGAAAAGAATGGACCATACCATGATTTGGAAAACTTTATAGATCGTGTTAGCAAATATGATGCCAACAAACGAACCATTGAAAACCTTATCAAATCAGGAGCACTTGATTCTCTTGATGGAAACCGTAGACAAAAATGCATGATTTTCCCAAGCATTTTGGATTCCATGAATAGCAAAAAGAAAAATGAGATTGATGGTCAGATGTCTCTTTTTGATTTTGCCAGCGAAGAGCAAAAGGAAGATTTGAAAATCTCATTGCCACCTGTTGAAGAATTCGATAAGGAAATGTTATTAGCCTTTGAGAAAGAGCTTATGGGAGTGTATGTAAGTGGTCATCCACTTGATGATTACATAGCGCTTCTTGAGAAAAATGTTACAGCTCATGCCAGTGAATTCCTTGTTGATGATGAAACAGGAATGGCCAAGGTCGAAGATAATAAAACAGTTGTTGTAGGTGGAATGATTACAGATGTAACGATTAAGTACACTAAAAACAACAAGGCTATGGCATTCATTACTTTGGAAGACCTTACAGGTCAGGTGGAAGTAATTGTATTCCCTAACAGCTTCGAGCCAGCCCGTTCTTTGATTGCAGAAAATAATAAAGTCTTTATCAGCGGTCGAGTTCAGGCAGAGGAAGAAAAGGACGCAAAAATCATTTGCCAGGATATAAAGAGCTTTGATGATTGCAAACGAGAAATCTGGATTCAATTTAGCAACAAGGCAGAGTACGATTCAAAGGAACAGCTTCTTTCTGACACAATTCGCAGTATGGATGGCAATGACAATATGGTTATCTATTTAACCGAGGAAAAGGCTGTAAAACGTATGCCAGACAACTGGGGAATAGGCGCAACAGCTGAGAATCTCGAAATCCTTTACGAGAAATTTGGAGAAGCAAATGTAAAGGTTGTAAACAAAAAGGTTCAATTTGCCTCTAGAAGGTATTAA
- the pepF gene encoding oligoendopeptidase F produces the protein MAKELLTRDQVKVEDTWNLKDMYASDSDWEKDIKVILGKAEELVKFEGKVCESADTLLQVLELSAFISEKLEFAYNYAARLFDEDQGNTLHQSMNQKVFSIMAKISSDVSFIDPEILACDEAKLEEFYNKEPKLDLYKKQIKEIQRLKAHTLSAEMEKVVAMTTEMSNTASEVYEAFTNVDMKFPTIKDENGEEVELTHGRFVPFLMSANRRVRKDAFKAYYDTMKGYINTLASSYSGEVKQRVFHSRVRGYSSNLEAAVDANNVSPEVYDNLVKTVNANLDKLHAYVSLRKKCLGVDELHMYDIYTPMIADVAKKVTYKEAQETICKALAVLGDDYVELLKEGFANRWIDVYENKGKQGGAYSATAYGCHPYMLLNYNDTFDDMFTTAHEMGHSMHSYYSNSAQPYIYSNYKIFVAEVASTCNEILLLEYLLKNCTDKKERAYLLNHYLDSFKGTVYRQTQFAEFEKITNEMVENGDSLNAENLSTIYKDINERYYGPDMISDPEIAYEWARIPHFYYNFYVYQYATSFCAAVAIAEMILTEGEPAVARYKKFLSSGCTDAPVELLKIAGVDLTTPAPIEAALAKMGEIVEELSSLV, from the coding sequence ATGGCAAAGGAGTTACTTACAAGAGACCAGGTCAAGGTGGAAGATACTTGGAACCTTAAAGATATGTATGCAAGCGACAGTGACTGGGAAAAAGATATAAAAGTTATTCTTGGTAAAGCGGAGGAGCTTGTTAAGTTTGAGGGAAAAGTGTGTGAAAGCGCAGATACTCTTTTGCAGGTGCTTGAGCTTTCAGCCTTCATTTCTGAAAAGCTTGAGTTCGCATACAACTATGCAGCTCGACTTTTTGATGAGGACCAGGGAAACACTCTTCATCAAAGCATGAATCAGAAGGTCTTCAGCATTATGGCCAAAATCAGTTCTGATGTATCCTTTATCGACCCTGAAATATTAGCCTGTGATGAAGCAAAGCTTGAGGAGTTCTACAATAAAGAGCCAAAGCTTGATTTATATAAGAAGCAGATAAAAGAAATCCAAAGATTAAAGGCTCACACCCTTTCGGCGGAAATGGAGAAGGTTGTTGCTATGACAACAGAAATGTCCAACACTGCATCAGAAGTGTATGAGGCATTCACAAATGTTGATATGAAATTCCCTACCATCAAAGATGAGAACGGGGAAGAAGTAGAGCTTACACATGGACGTTTTGTTCCATTTTTGATGTCAGCTAACAGACGCGTCAGAAAAGATGCATTTAAGGCATACTACGACACAATGAAGGGGTATATTAATACATTAGCATCTTCATATAGTGGAGAAGTAAAACAGAGAGTATTTCATTCAAGAGTGAGAGGATACTCATCAAATCTTGAAGCTGCAGTGGACGCAAACAATGTTTCACCAGAGGTTTATGACAACTTGGTCAAGACAGTTAATGCAAATCTGGATAAGCTTCATGCATATGTTTCACTTAGAAAAAAGTGCCTTGGTGTAGATGAGCTTCATATGTATGATATCTACACACCAATGATTGCTGATGTAGCTAAAAAGGTTACTTATAAAGAGGCTCAGGAGACTATCTGTAAAGCACTTGCAGTTCTTGGGGATGATTATGTAGAGCTTTTAAAAGAAGGTTTTGCAAATCGTTGGATTGATGTATATGAGAACAAAGGAAAGCAGGGTGGAGCATATTCAGCAACTGCATACGGCTGCCATCCATACATGCTTTTAAATTATAACGATACATTTGATGATATGTTTACAACAGCTCATGAAATGGGACACTCAATGCATAGCTACTATTCAAATAGTGCACAGCCATACATCTATTCAAATTATAAAATCTTTGTTGCAGAGGTTGCTTCAACCTGCAATGAAATATTGCTTTTAGAGTACTTGCTTAAAAACTGTACAGATAAGAAGGAAAGAGCATATCTTTTGAACCACTATCTGGACAGCTTTAAGGGAACTGTTTATCGTCAAACACAGTTCGCTGAATTTGAAAAGATTACAAACGAAATGGTAGAAAATGGAGACAGCTTGAACGCAGAAAACCTGTCGACCATATATAAGGACATAAATGAGCGTTATTATGGACCAGATATGATTTCTGATCCAGAGATAGCATATGAGTGGGCTCGCATACCTCACTTTTATTACAATTTCTATGTATATCAGTATGCAACATCATTCTGCGCGGCAGTAGCTATTGCAGAAATGATTCTTACAGAAGGTGAGCCAGCTGTGGCTCGCTACAAAAAGTTCTTATCATCAGGTTGCACTGATGCACCTGTTGAGCTTTTGAAAATAGCAGGCGTTGACCTCACCACCCCAGCCCCAATCGAAGCAGCTTTAGCGAAGATGGGCGAAATCGTGGAGGAGCTATCGTCTCTCGTATAA
- a CDS encoding DHH family phosphoesterase: MKLEQLLQFDNIIVQCHNNPDADALASGFAVMKYLKSNGKHARFVYGGNFEISKSNLRLMIEDLDICIHHVRYQEQLNEILGIDKNGLPDVLVTVDSQYGEGNIQQFKAKNIAIIDHHQVANELPELAEVRSYQASCATVVWDMLREAGYDANDDVKLATALYYGLMTDSNNFSELHHPLDMDMRDELKYSASIITKFRNSNISQAELRIAGIALLGSEYYSDNHYSIVKSDPCDPNVLGIISDMLLEVEDVHCCLVYSIHEGGVKISVRSCIKEVKADELARFICAGVGDGGGHLIKAGGQIRRSLLELQEMEYTAPAIQQFFRERMKEYFKDNEIIYTDNYIANTKGMAKYKKKRLHVGYVKATDILPASSRCVIRTLEGDVELEIQEDTVIAIGIKGEVYPMTWDTFVKKYEISDEEYDYPGNYPPTIKDVDKGTSRELLPWAHSCISIGTSEIYAKEVSVRTKVFTKWDPEHYYLGKPGDYMAVSATDKSDVYIIERNIFGDTYEKI; this comes from the coding sequence ATGAAACTAGAACAATTATTACAATTCGACAATATCATAGTGCAATGCCACAATAATCCGGATGCAGACGCTCTTGCATCTGGTTTTGCTGTCATGAAATATTTAAAATCAAATGGCAAACATGCCCGATTTGTATATGGTGGTAATTTTGAAATATCTAAAAGCAATCTGCGACTTATGATTGAGGATTTGGATATTTGCATTCATCATGTGCGCTATCAGGAGCAGCTAAATGAAATCCTTGGAATTGATAAGAATGGTTTGCCTGATGTACTTGTGACAGTAGACAGTCAGTACGGAGAAGGCAATATTCAGCAGTTCAAGGCTAAGAATATTGCAATTATCGACCATCATCAGGTGGCAAATGAGCTTCCAGAATTAGCAGAGGTTCGTTCATATCAGGCTAGCTGTGCCACAGTTGTGTGGGATATGCTTAGGGAAGCTGGCTACGATGCTAATGATGATGTAAAGCTTGCAACGGCCCTTTATTATGGCTTGATGACAGATAGCAACAATTTCTCGGAGCTTCATCATCCTTTAGATATGGATATGCGCGATGAGTTAAAATATAGTGCGTCTATTATCACCAAGTTTAGAAATTCTAACATTTCCCAGGCGGAGCTTCGAATTGCCGGAATTGCACTGCTTGGTTCGGAATATTACAGCGATAATCATTACTCAATTGTAAAATCAGATCCATGTGATCCAAACGTTTTAGGCATTATTTCAGATATGCTTCTTGAAGTAGAGGATGTACATTGTTGTCTTGTATATTCTATCCACGAAGGTGGCGTAAAGATTTCCGTACGAAGCTGTATAAAAGAAGTAAAGGCAGATGAGCTTGCCAGATTTATCTGTGCAGGTGTTGGTGATGGCGGTGGTCATTTGATAAAAGCTGGTGGACAGATTCGCCGTTCTCTTTTGGAATTACAGGAGATGGAGTACACAGCCCCAGCTATTCAGCAGTTCTTCAGAGAACGAATGAAGGAATATTTCAAGGACAACGAAATAATCTATACAGATAATTATATTGCTAATACCAAAGGCATGGCTAAATATAAAAAGAAACGTCTCCATGTAGGATATGTTAAAGCTACAGATATTCTTCCAGCATCAAGCAGATGTGTCATTCGTACTTTAGAGGGTGATGTGGAACTTGAAATTCAGGAAGACACAGTTATCGCCATTGGCATAAAGGGTGAGGTTTATCCTATGACATGGGATACATTTGTAAAGAAATATGAAATTTCTGATGAAGAATATGATTATCCTGGAAACTACCCACCTACAATAAAAGATGTAGATAAAGGCACTAGCCGAGAATTATTGCCATGGGCACATAGTTGTATATCGATTGGCACAAGCGAGATATATGCAAAGGAAGTAAGTGTTCGCACAAAGGTCTTCACAAAGTGGGACCCAGAGCATTATTATCTTGGCAAGCCAGGGGATTATATGGCTGTTTCAGCTACAGATAAATCAGATGTATATATAATAGAAAGAAATATTTTCGGCGATACATACGAAAAAATTTAA
- a CDS encoding EAL domain-containing protein: MENQILLNDIVNAIENGELQAYYQPQYNAKKGVVGGAEALVRWIKPDGTVILPKDFIPVLEENGQLSIVDWFIAEEACKTIKLLKSRAVRISVNFGREHAHDSHFIEKLDKLVESYNIDKSLLGVEITESDVATDKQEVIQWVNDIVAAGYSVSIDDFGSGMSSLSFVKDVPANILKIDRSFLADNCQTERGKMTLESVFYFAHRLHLLTVVEGVETEAQLQFINTCDCDYIQGFIFSKPLEKSEFIRMCIEEAPVEIGSMEPFEEGAVFEQVKILIDSVYKKFQIIKFANISKNSYTFMRHENFINTTLPETGSYDECLRQIVAVTVPESQKEVLNAFNRKSLLEAYKNGEKRVIRIVYQKDENDELHKVAIEDYFMESERNSDVYVVSFIQNLDFEDGTYV, encoded by the coding sequence ATGGAAAATCAAATATTATTAAATGATATTGTAAACGCAATAGAAAACGGTGAGCTTCAAGCGTATTACCAGCCACAGTATAATGCCAAAAAAGGTGTTGTGGGAGGAGCTGAAGCTCTTGTAAGATGGATAAAACCAGATGGTACTGTCATCTTACCAAAGGATTTCATACCTGTTTTAGAAGAGAACGGCCAACTTTCTATTGTAGATTGGTTCATTGCTGAAGAAGCATGTAAAACTATCAAGCTACTTAAAAGCAGAGCTGTTAGAATAAGCGTTAATTTCGGAAGAGAACATGCTCATGACTCTCATTTCATAGAAAAGCTAGATAAACTTGTTGAGTCTTATAATATTGATAAGTCTCTCTTAGGAGTTGAAATCACTGAATCTGACGTAGCAACAGATAAGCAAGAAGTTATTCAATGGGTTAATGATATCGTTGCCGCCGGTTATTCAGTTTCAATTGATGATTTTGGTTCTGGAATGTCTTCTCTTTCATTTGTAAAAGATGTCCCAGCCAACATTCTAAAAATTGATAGATCTTTCTTGGCTGACAATTGTCAAACAGAACGCGGAAAGATGACTCTTGAATCAGTATTCTATTTTGCTCACAGGCTACATCTTCTTACAGTTGTCGAAGGTGTAGAAACAGAAGCCCAGCTTCAATTTATCAATACATGCGATTGCGATTATATTCAAGGATTTATTTTTTCTAAACCTCTTGAAAAAAGTGAATTTATTCGCATGTGTATTGAGGAAGCACCAGTAGAAATCGGCTCAATGGAACCTTTCGAAGAAGGGGCTGTATTTGAACAAGTTAAAATTCTAATAGATTCGGTATACAAGAAGTTTCAAATTATCAAATTTGCCAACATAAGTAAAAACTCATATACATTTATGAGGCATGAGAACTTCATAAATACAACTCTACCTGAAACAGGTTCTTACGATGAATGCCTAAGACAAATTGTAGCTGTCACAGTACCTGAATCACAAAAGGAAGTTTTAAATGCTTTCAACAGAAAAAGCCTTCTTGAAGCATATAAGAATGGTGAAAAGAGAGTAATTAGAATCGTCTACCAGAAAGATGAGAACGATGAACTCCACAAGGTTGCCATAGAAGACTACTTCATGGAAAGTGAAAGAAACAGCGATGTATATGTAGTGTCATTCATTCAGAATCTTGATTTTGAAGACGGAACATATGTATAA
- a CDS encoding DUF3783 domain-containing protein yields MFNKIAAVSKACSVAGAELVTISKDDIHKSVEHIIGESKNPKPMKDSSNVITELMIFDGFTSDNLDVFLDAYKQTKAPAIVYKAMVTPINKKWSLTYLYSHLVEEAGH; encoded by the coding sequence ATGTTTAATAAAATAGCAGCAGTCAGCAAAGCCTGTAGCGTAGCGGGGGCAGAGCTTGTGACAATTTCCAAGGATGATATTCATAAATCGGTGGAGCATATTATTGGGGAAAGCAAAAATCCTAAGCCAATGAAGGATTCTAGCAATGTGATTACAGAGCTTATGATTTTTGATGGGTTTACAAGTGATAATCTAGATGTGTTCTTAGATGCATATAAACAAACAAAGGCGCCAGCCATAGTATATAAAGCTATGGTGACACCTATAAATAAAAAGTGGTCGTTGACCTATTTATATTCCCATTTAGTAGAAGAGGCAGGACATTAA
- a CDS encoding MATE family efflux transporter, translating into MEKNLTQGSLLKNIMIFSGPFLLSYFLQTLYGMADLFIVGQYNGAASISGVSIGSQVMHMITVMIVGLAMGSVVMIARNVGAKDRAKISKTIGNTIVLFAIVAVLLAVLLLALVNPIVSVMSTPVEAVDETTAYLIVCFAGIPFIAAYNVIAAIFRGLGDSKSPMIFIAIACVFNIALDYLFIGGFGMKAVGAAWATIIAQAFSVLISIIAIYKMKLVTISKTDLRIDKSVLGSILRVGVPVCLQDGFIQISFLIITIIANTRGVEISAAVGIVEKIISFLFLVPSSMLSTISTISSQAIGAGDKPLARKTLFYGMTIAVSIGLVFAIAFQFIASPVIGMFTDDMVVVALGVSYIKSYVFDCTVASFHFCFSGFFVASNYSYISFIHNVASIILMRVPGAYFASIYYPDTLFPMGLAAPLGGVIQLIICVVAYMILRRKEKI; encoded by the coding sequence ATGGAGAAAAATCTTACACAAGGCAGCTTACTAAAGAACATTATGATTTTTTCAGGGCCTTTTCTACTCTCTTATTTTTTACAGACTCTCTATGGAATGGCTGATTTGTTTATAGTTGGCCAGTATAATGGAGCTGCATCTATATCAGGTGTATCAATCGGTTCCCAGGTAATGCACATGATTACGGTTATGATCGTGGGACTTGCTATGGGTTCTGTTGTTATGATTGCAAGAAATGTAGGAGCTAAGGACCGAGCTAAAATATCCAAGACTATCGGAAACACGATAGTTTTATTTGCTATAGTTGCTGTATTATTAGCAGTACTTTTGCTGGCTTTAGTGAATCCAATTGTTTCTGTTATGAGTACTCCAGTGGAAGCTGTTGATGAAACTACAGCATATCTTATTGTTTGTTTTGCAGGCATTCCATTTATTGCTGCATATAACGTAATTGCAGCGATTTTCAGAGGCCTCGGGGATTCAAAAAGCCCAATGATTTTCATAGCAATTGCTTGTGTTTTCAACATTGCATTGGATTATTTGTTTATCGGTGGCTTTGGAATGAAGGCTGTTGGCGCAGCATGGGCTACAATTATTGCTCAGGCGTTCAGTGTCTTAATCTCCATTATTGCTATTTATAAAATGAAACTGGTGACAATATCTAAAACGGATTTACGAATTGATAAATCTGTTTTAGGTAGCATTTTAAGAGTTGGAGTGCCTGTATGTCTTCAGGATGGATTTATCCAGATTTCCTTTCTAATCATTACAATTATTGCCAATACAAGAGGTGTTGAAATATCAGCGGCGGTAGGTATCGTAGAAAAGATTATTTCATTCCTATTCTTAGTACCTTCATCAATGCTATCAACTATTTCAACAATATCGTCTCAGGCAATCGGCGCAGGGGACAAGCCTCTGGCAAGGAAAACACTTTTCTATGGCATGACTATAGCAGTGTCAATTGGTCTTGTATTTGCAATTGCATTCCAATTTATTGCAAGCCCAGTAATTGGAATGTTTACTGATGATATGGTGGTAGTTGCACTTGGCGTATCGTATATCAAATCATATGTATTTGACTGTACGGTTGCCTCATTCCACTTCTGCTTTAGCGGATTTTTTGTAGCATCAAACTATTCATATATTTCATTTATCCACAACGTGGCATCCATCATTTTGATGAGAGTACCAGGAGCATATTTTGCATCAATTTATTATCCAGATACTCTGTTTCCAATGGGCCTTGCAGCACCACTTGGAGGAGTCATTCAGTTAATCATATGTGTGGTAGCTTATATGATTCTAAGGAGAAAAGAGAAAATATAA